The Daphnia pulex isolate KAP4 chromosome 7, ASM2113471v1 genome includes the window AGAATAATAAGAtgacataaaaatataaaaaaggcaTTCTCTTCTCGAAGGGAAATATCACGTacgtattttaaaattttatagtAATTGACATTTCctagctttttctttccgaaACGTGAAATAGCATAGGGAAATCagatattatatttttcttttctacagGAAGACATCCGTTCCTAAAACCAGTTTTCTTCTCGAGGGATTGTCTTGAGACGAAATAGCATGACAGCAACTCTAGCCTGCAGCCATTCTAGCGCGGTCACTTCAAACGTTATTCGTAAAGTCGTCAAGGAAAAACTATTTCCAAATAGCCACTTAAATTTTTATCCTCCCATCGTATTAACTTTGAATTGACTTCTACAAAAAATACACCCCTTATTAAAAGTACTCAACTTccttaaaaaacacaaacaatatCCATGACAGCGTATCGTATGAACCGTATGAACTATGAACTGATGGGCTGTAAGATACGTGCATGGGAAATCACGCCCCATTTCAtacgaatgaataaaataaaaagttaaggTTTAGTTAAAATGAATATGcttacttatttatttaagtAAATCGCCTGTggtaagacaaaaaaaaaaggaaaaacccgTTTATAATTGCTTTCGAGCAgaacatttttacaattttgattACTGGTGCTGGTACTTGCTGAGATTGCATTAAAAGCTCACGTCATATTCCCGTAGGTTTTTGCAGTTTCACCATTTCACCCACTGGCAATTAATACTGTTGTTTCAAGCGTGCCGTCTATTTCGGGTTCGtggccggaaaaaaaaattttcaggcCAATGGCAAACGGCCAAGGCCAAGGTTATGTACCATTGGCAAAGTGAATTGTTAACtacaaaaatttcttaaaaaattaacctTCTTTTCAAGTTCTTCCTTTAACAGTTTCACTTCCTAAATTTAGATCTCTGGAACTTAGGTCGTCTGCTGCTCGTACGAAAAAACCTcaaatgtcatttttgttttagtctGCTCTGGAACTCCCCATCAGTCTCTACTATATCCCGTGCTTGTTGCTATGTCCATTGTGTCTCAATTTCTTCTCGTAAGTTTCGAAACATACAGCCTCCCCCATATCTTCTCCGGAACTGGAGTAGAATCCAgttgaaaattgattaattgttttttttccacttgtCATCCCTAGTTCTGTTAACTTTCCATGGATAGAGTCAactaaacaaataacaatGCTGTCACTGAGGCATTTCTCCCTCACATtctgcaaagaaaaaagatctaGCTGTGTAAGGCATTTGACTCATTTTGCTTCATCACAATCCAACAATGTGGGAAATGACAGCAAAGCTCTCCCACAGAGTAATCCTAGTGTCAGTTCCTATTACAAAGTTAACAACCAAAGTGCCATAGACACTGCTGCTGGAAAAGTAATACTATATTTAATAAACATTGCTTATAATTCACAATCATtatctgatttttatttagccTTCTGTAAGATTGACACCATATATGATCCTATATTCCGGAAAAAGTCATGATGGCAGTCATTTATTGGTAGGTGTaagaatttctcttttcaaacatgttaaacattttaataaatttccaCAGAAAAGTGCCCAGTATTTATGGAAGGAACTTCCAGTCAGAATTGCACATCGTATCCACGAATTTAGATCTCTACCCTTCATCATAGGTTGCAACCCAACTATACTTGAAGTGGTAATTATCTTTGTAAAagctgttttgttgttgtcattgtTTCTCAAAATTCTTTAAACATTAGCATGAACTTTACATTCGAGCATTTAACATCTTGAACAATCATCCTGTGATACGTACTCCTGAAGATGAAGCTGCATACAGCCGCTTACTAAGGAATCTCCTTGATGATCACACACATGTGGTCACTCAACTTGCTGCTGGCTTTAAGGAGTGTCGTAAACATATTCAGGTAaaatcttcatttaaaaaaagttagttgaatagttgaaataattattcCTGAATTCCCCTTTTGAAGAACGAAGATCTAGTCCGTCAGTTCTGCGATCGAACTTTGACGTCTCGTTTGGGAATTCGTCTATTGGTTACCCATCATTTGTCGCTACGCGAAGAgaaggttttttctctttcaggcGGATTAAACTTtagaaaaaattgcattaacTAAAAATCATTTACAGCCTCATCACGTAGGCATCATCAATAAATCTCTGCGGTTAAAGGATCTCGTCGAGAAATGGGCCGAATTTACCAGACGTTTAGCTTTCCACCGTTACGGGAAGTCTCCTGATATTCGTTTGAGCGGACACGTCGGTTCAAGTTTCCCTTACATAACCCTCCCGCTAGGTCCCGCAATTATAACtgtaaatcttttaaaagatGAGTCCCCAactcttgttttctttgtttagaCTACGTATTAccggaaatatttaaaaatgctgtacgcGCAACAATTGAATCTCATCCTGACGCCTCAGAGTCGTCCCTGCCATCCATTCACGTCACAATTGCAAATAACGAAGTGGATTTTATCCTAAGGCAAATCACATTTATAGACTGTTCATTTCCCTTAATACTGTGTTGCtaaaatgtcaacaaattgTAGAATTTCAGATAGAGGAGGTGGTATTCCGCACGCCGTCCTGCCAAAAGTCATGTACTATAACTATACTACAGCGGAAGAGAGCACGGAGCAGCGACTTGCGGTTGATCCACTAGGCAATATCATTGACGCCAGCAACCCTGGTGCTGGTTCTGTG containing:
- the LOC124198255 gene encoding 3-methyl-2-oxobutanoate dehydrogenase [lipoamide] kinase, mitochondrial-like, giving the protein MLSLRHFSLTFCKEKRSSCVRHLTHFASSQSNNVGNDSKALPQSNPSVSSYYKVNNQSAIDTAAGKPSVRLTPYMILYSGKSHDGSHLLKSAQYLWKELPVRIAHRIHEFRSLPFIIGCNPTILEVHELYIRAFNILNNHPVIRTPEDEAAYSRLLRNLLDDHTHVVTQLAAGFKECRKHIQNEDLVRQFCDRTLTSRLGIRLLVTHHLSLREEKPHHVGIINKSLRLKDLVEKWAEFTRRLAFHRYGKSPDIRLSGHVGSSFPYITLPLDYVLPEIFKNAVRATIESHPDASESSLPSIHVTIANNEVDFILRISDRGGGIPHAVLPKVMYYNYTTAEESTEQRLAVDPLGNIIDASNPGAGSVSPMHGFGFGLPTSRAYAEYLGGSLTIQSLQGLGTDVYLRLKHIDSKHDAFRI